From the Salinimicrobium tongyeongense genome, one window contains:
- the pheS gene encoding phenylalanine--tRNA ligase subunit alpha: MTETIKEHISEIEAFTANTKEEVENFRIKYLGKKGILNGYFAEFKAVPNEEKKAFGQAVNELKDAAASKVQKLKEELEGREEEKGVYGDLTRPGEPVEIGARHPISIVKNQIIEIFSSIGFNVSEGPEMEDDWHNFTALNLPEYHPARDMQDTFFIQTNPDVLLRTHTSSVQVRYMENNTPPIRTISPGRVFRNEAISARSHCIFHQVEGLYVDKNVSFADLKQTLLYFTKQLFGKSKIRLRPSYFPFTEPSAEVDIYWGLETETDYRITKGTGWLEIMGCGMVDPNVLRNCNIEPSEYSGFAFGMGIERIAMLLYQIGDIRMFYENDMRFLEQFKSSI; this comes from the coding sequence ATGACAGAAACCATTAAGGAACATATCTCTGAAATTGAAGCCTTCACGGCAAATACCAAAGAAGAAGTTGAAAATTTCCGTATAAAATACCTTGGCAAAAAAGGCATTTTGAACGGGTATTTTGCCGAATTCAAAGCGGTACCCAATGAGGAGAAAAAAGCATTTGGGCAGGCGGTGAATGAGCTGAAGGATGCAGCTGCCAGTAAAGTTCAGAAATTAAAAGAGGAGCTGGAGGGCCGCGAAGAGGAGAAAGGGGTCTATGGAGACCTTACCCGTCCCGGCGAGCCGGTTGAAATTGGTGCCCGCCATCCTATTTCCATTGTAAAGAACCAGATCATCGAGATCTTTTCCAGCATTGGCTTTAATGTTTCTGAAGGGCCCGAAATGGAAGATGACTGGCATAATTTTACTGCGTTAAACCTTCCCGAGTACCACCCGGCAAGGGATATGCAGGATACTTTCTTTATCCAGACAAACCCCGATGTGCTGTTGCGCACGCACACTTCTTCGGTACAGGTGCGGTATATGGAGAACAACACCCCGCCAATAAGAACAATCTCTCCCGGAAGGGTTTTCAGAAATGAAGCGATTTCGGCAAGATCACACTGTATCTTTCACCAGGTAGAGGGCTTGTATGTAGATAAAAATGTGTCGTTTGCAGATTTAAAGCAAACTTTGTTGTACTTTACAAAGCAGTTGTTCGGAAAGTCGAAGATAAGGTTACGGCCTTCTTATTTTCCGTTTACAGAGCCAAGTGCAGAGGTTGATATCTACTGGGGCCTTGAAACCGAAACCGATTACCGCATCACAAAAGGTACGGGCTGGCTGGAAATCATGGGCTGCGGGATGGTAGATCCTAACGTGCTTCGCAACTGTAACATAGAGCCTTCAGAATATTCGGGTTTTGCATTTGGAATGGGAATAGAAAGAATTGCCATGCTGCTTTACCAAATTGGGGATATTCGAATGTTCTATGAAAACGACATGAGATTTCTGGAACAGTTTAAATCGTCTATATGA
- a CDS encoding NAD(P)H-dependent glycerol-3-phosphate dehydrogenase, whose amino-acid sequence MEKSPKFAVIGGGSWATANVKMLCENLDEVTWYMRSVYAIEHIKKQDHNPNYLSSVEFDNSQLYLTSDINEAVRRADVLIFAIPSAFLKRELDHLTESLQEKIIFSAIKGIVPETSLIVGEHFHKTYNIPYENIGVITGPCHAEEVALERLSYLTIACSDEEKAKLVAKHLSSDYITCKTSDDIVGTEYAAMLKNIYAIAAGIAHGLGYGDNFQSVLMSNAIREMKKFIKKVHKMKRNINDSAYLGDLLVTGYSTFSRNRMFGNMIGKGYTVKSAQMEMSMVAEGYYATDSAFKIVQETGAKTPIINAVYGILYQGKEPKKVFKKLAEKLD is encoded by the coding sequence ATGGAGAAATCGCCGAAATTTGCCGTTATAGGCGGAGGGAGCTGGGCTACAGCTAATGTAAAAATGCTTTGTGAGAACCTTGACGAGGTTACCTGGTACATGCGCAGTGTATATGCCATTGAACATATCAAAAAGCAGGACCATAACCCAAATTATTTAAGTTCGGTTGAATTTGACAATTCCCAACTCTATCTTACAAGTGACATAAACGAGGCCGTTAGACGGGCAGATGTGCTTATCTTCGCAATACCCTCGGCTTTTCTGAAGCGGGAACTCGACCATCTCACCGAATCTCTGCAGGAGAAGATCATTTTTTCAGCAATTAAAGGTATAGTGCCCGAAACCAGCCTTATTGTAGGCGAACATTTCCACAAGACCTACAACATTCCTTACGAGAATATTGGCGTGATCACAGGACCATGCCACGCAGAAGAAGTGGCGCTGGAGCGTCTTTCTTACCTCACCATTGCCTGTTCTGATGAAGAGAAGGCAAAACTTGTAGCCAAACACCTTAGCAGCGATTACATCACCTGCAAGACCAGTGATGATATTGTGGGGACCGAGTATGCGGCCATGCTCAAGAATATTTACGCCATTGCCGCCGGAATTGCCCACGGCCTGGGTTACGGTGATAACTTCCAGAGTGTTTTAATGAGCAACGCCATTAGGGAGATGAAGAAATTCATCAAAAAGGTGCATAAGATGAAACGAAACATCAATGACTCTGCCTACCTGGGCGACCTCCTGGTAACGGGATATTCTACCTTTAGCCGAAACAGGATGTTTGGGAATATGATTGGGAAAGGCTATACGGTAAAGAGCGCCCAAATGGAAATGAGCATGGTAGCCGAAGGTTATTACGCTACAGACAGCGCTTTTAAAATAGTGCAGGAAACAGGGGCCAAAACTCCCATTATTAACGCCGTTTACGGAATTCTATACCAGGGGAAGGAACCCAAAAAGGTATTCAAGAAATTAGCAGAGAAACTGGATTGA
- the nadD gene encoding nicotinate (nicotinamide) nucleotide adenylyltransferase, translating into MKKRIGLFFGTFNPVHVGHLILANHLLQYSKLDEVWMVVTPHNPFKKKSSLLNNHHRFEMVWQLCEEYSNIKPSDIEFNLPQPNYTVYTLAHLEEKYPNYDFVLIMGEDNLKSFPKWKNYEVILERHDILVYPRYSEGENHPDLLEHPGITLTDAPRVEISSTFIRKAIKEGKDVRPLLPPSVWKYIDQMGFYR; encoded by the coding sequence GTGAAAAAAAGAATAGGTTTATTTTTTGGCACTTTTAACCCGGTACACGTAGGGCACCTCATCCTGGCCAATCACCTGCTGCAGTATTCAAAGCTAGACGAGGTCTGGATGGTAGTGACCCCGCACAACCCGTTCAAAAAGAAAAGCAGCCTTTTAAATAACCATCACCGCTTTGAAATGGTGTGGCAGCTGTGTGAAGAATACTCTAACATTAAGCCCAGCGATATAGAATTCAACCTTCCGCAACCCAATTACACGGTGTACACGCTGGCGCACCTGGAAGAAAAATATCCAAATTACGATTTCGTGCTGATCATGGGCGAAGATAACCTGAAGAGCTTTCCGAAGTGGAAGAATTATGAGGTCATTCTAGAAAGACACGATATCCTGGTGTACCCGAGATATTCTGAAGGAGAAAATCACCCCGACTTGCTGGAGCATCCTGGAATCACACTTACCGATGCTCCAAGAGTGGAGATTTCTTCCACCTTTATAAGAAAAGCCATCAAAGAAGGAAAAGATGTTCGACCTTTATTACCTCCCAGCGTCTGGAAGTATATAGACCAAATGGGCTTTTACCGTTAA
- the gmk gene encoding guanylate kinase has translation MADGKLIVFSAPSGSGKTTIVKYLLAQEELNLEFSISATSRAPRGTEVHAKDYYFLDLKEFKNKIKNEEFLEWEEVYRDNFYGTLKSEVERIWSHGKNVIFDIDVVGGLDIKNIYPEKTLAVFVKPPSIEELKIRLKKRKTESADKISMRVAKASIELATAPQFDHIIINNDLNTALEEAYTLVSDFVGAAKAPKK, from the coding sequence ATGGCAGATGGGAAATTAATCGTCTTTTCGGCACCATCGGGATCGGGAAAGACCACTATCGTAAAATACCTGCTTGCCCAGGAAGAACTAAACCTGGAATTCTCTATTTCTGCAACCTCGCGGGCACCAAGGGGCACAGAAGTGCACGCTAAAGATTACTATTTTTTAGACCTGAAAGAATTCAAAAATAAGATCAAGAACGAAGAATTCCTTGAATGGGAAGAAGTCTATCGCGATAACTTCTACGGAACGCTTAAGAGCGAAGTAGAACGCATTTGGTCGCATGGCAAAAATGTCATTTTTGACATCGATGTGGTTGGCGGGCTGGATATTAAGAATATTTACCCTGAAAAAACCCTGGCCGTTTTTGTGAAACCCCCCAGTATTGAAGAGCTAAAAATACGCCTGAAGAAGCGCAAAACCGAATCGGCCGACAAGATTAGCATGAGGGTGGCAAAAGCCTCTATTGAACTGGCCACTGCGCCCCAGTTTGATCATATTATAATCAACAATGACCTCAATACAGCCCTTGAAGAGGCCTACACTCTGGTATCTGATTTTGTGGGGGCTGCTAAAGCCCCAAAAAAGTGA
- a CDS encoding YicC/YloC family endoribonuclease, protein MIQSMTGFGKSVLQLPSKKITVEIKSLNSKNLDLNARIPSQYREKELQLRNKISRELTRGKVDFSVYVEVTGEETSSAVNTAAVKKYMNQLREIYPASDVDLLQMAVRMPDAFKTEREEIDENEFKAIEEAVDQALREINDFRSAEGKVLEDELEQRAGNIQQLLQKVIAMDPERIAGVRERLQKGVAELKENVDQNRFEQELIFYIEKFDITEEKVRLENHMDYFQKTLGSLDSNGKKLGFISQEMGREINTIGSKSNYAPMQQLVVQMKDELEKIKEQLLNVL, encoded by the coding sequence ATGATTCAGTCAATGACCGGTTTTGGGAAAAGCGTTTTACAGCTGCCTTCCAAAAAGATCACCGTAGAGATCAAATCCCTCAACAGCAAGAATTTAGATTTAAATGCCCGCATCCCATCCCAGTACAGGGAAAAGGAGTTGCAGCTGCGCAATAAAATTTCACGCGAACTCACCCGCGGAAAAGTTGATTTTTCGGTTTATGTTGAAGTTACGGGAGAAGAAACCAGCTCGGCCGTAAATACGGCTGCAGTGAAGAAATACATGAATCAATTGCGGGAGATTTACCCGGCCTCAGATGTTGACCTGCTCCAAATGGCAGTGCGCATGCCCGATGCCTTTAAGACTGAAAGAGAAGAAATTGACGAGAATGAATTCAAAGCCATAGAAGAAGCTGTTGACCAAGCCCTTAGGGAGATCAACGATTTTAGGTCGGCTGAAGGGAAGGTGCTCGAAGACGAACTTGAGCAAAGAGCCGGAAACATTCAGCAGCTGTTGCAAAAAGTAATTGCCATGGATCCCGAAAGGATTGCCGGCGTGAGAGAACGCCTGCAAAAAGGAGTAGCCGAACTCAAAGAAAATGTTGACCAGAACCGCTTTGAGCAGGAGTTGATCTTCTACATTGAAAAATTCGACATTACCGAAGAAAAAGTAAGGCTTGAAAATCATATGGACTACTTTCAGAAAACGCTTGGGTCATTAGATTCCAACGGAAAAAAACTCGGGTTCATCTCGCAGGAAATGGGCCGTGAGATCAATACCATTGGCAGTAAATCAAATTATGCTCCCATGCAGCAGCTGGTGGTGCAAATGAAAGACGAACTGGAAAAGATCAAAGAACAACTTTTAAACGTACTCTAA